From Chloracidobacterium sp. N, the proteins below share one genomic window:
- a CDS encoding lipopolysaccharide assembly protein LapB, translating to MFWRLSWWLAGLSVCLVWLGGCGVLAAPPGGVGPRPVGVGPRPVLDTPAATEAFEQVRTKGFDALYNLDYRGAWAAFEQLTRIDPTHPAGYLYLANCMWAEKLYRTRRLQATTYTGETFFADTKEVFDKDFDRRLREAVDRTLQVADARLRENPRDTVALYYKGMAHGLLAAYEATITRAFLAALSQSNKAVALHREVLKLDPDYADANLSIGLYNYVVGSLPLPVKVIAALGGVRGSKKRGLALVAKAADEGRTAQDAARLLLIALYKREKRYADAMSYLETFTRQYPANYVARLELADTLVRLGRMEEGIARFEELTKEDAAGPYRDAIHYQFADVLFSVGRVAEAVPHFRRVLTLPNANADLATLAQLRLGEAHDALGQRAEAMQAYRAVLRRPNVFDVHARAQAHLKKPYVATTATVPPTSPDEAEESQP from the coding sequence ATGTTCTGGCGTCTGAGTTGGTGGTTGGCCGGGCTGTCTGTCTGCCTGGTCTGGCTGGGTGGATGCGGCGTCCTGGCGGCCCCGCCTGGCGGGGTCGGCCCCCGTCCAGTGGGGGTCGGCCCCCGTCCAGTGTTAGACACGCCCGCGGCCACAGAAGCCTTTGAGCAGGTCCGCACCAAGGGCTTCGATGCGCTCTACAACCTCGACTACCGTGGGGCGTGGGCGGCTTTTGAACAGCTCACCCGGATTGACCCGACGCATCCGGCCGGCTACCTCTACCTGGCCAACTGTATGTGGGCTGAAAAGCTCTACCGTACGCGCCGCCTGCAGGCGACAACCTACACCGGCGAGACCTTTTTTGCTGATACGAAGGAAGTCTTCGACAAGGACTTTGACCGCCGCTTACGCGAGGCCGTTGACCGTACCCTCCAGGTGGCGGATGCCCGTCTCCGGGAGAATCCGCGTGACACTGTGGCGCTCTACTACAAAGGCATGGCGCACGGTCTGCTGGCCGCTTATGAGGCCACGATTACGCGGGCCTTTCTGGCGGCCCTGAGCCAGAGCAACAAGGCCGTTGCCCTGCACCGCGAGGTGCTCAAGCTCGATCCCGACTACGCCGATGCCAACCTCTCGATTGGCTTGTACAACTACGTGGTCGGCTCGCTGCCGCTGCCGGTCAAGGTCATTGCGGCGCTGGGTGGTGTGCGTGGTTCCAAAAAGCGCGGGCTGGCATTGGTGGCCAAAGCCGCCGACGAGGGACGGACCGCACAGGACGCGGCGCGGCTGCTGTTGATTGCACTCTACAAGCGCGAGAAACGATATGCGGATGCGATGTCTTACCTCGAAACGTTCACCCGTCAGTATCCGGCCAACTATGTTGCCCGTCTGGAGCTGGCCGACACGTTGGTACGCCTGGGGCGTATGGAGGAAGGCATTGCGCGCTTCGAGGAACTGACGAAAGAGGATGCGGCCGGCCCTTACCGTGATGCCATCCACTACCAGTTTGCCGATGTGTTGTTTTCGGTCGGCCGGGTGGCCGAAGCCGTGCCGCATTTTCGCAGGGTGCTGACACTTCCCAACGCCAATGCCGACCTGGCGACGCTGGCGCAGTTGCGACTGGGTGAAGCGCATGACGCGCTGGGGCAGCGGGCCGAGGCCATGCAGGCGTACCGGGCCGTTCTCAGGCGGCCGAATGTGTTTGATGTCCACGCCCGGGCGCAGGCGCACCTGAAAAAGCCCTATGTGGCGACGACGGCCACGGTTCCGCCAACTTCGCCGGATGAGGCAGAGGAATCCCAGCCATGA
- a CDS encoding RluA family pseudouridine synthase, with protein MSELRLEAEVTVPPTAHWQRLDEFVRAQLGEWPLTAIRRAVAEGQIRVNARPRTAGWRLRAGDRVRWQLVAPPHVRLPAADFTLPVVYEDDVLLVVAKPPGMLSHPTPKERTGTLLNRLLTYPAFSTGTNRPMLLHRLDRDTSGLVLVAKNDRGTRALAPLFQAGDIAKTYLALVVGHPDAETGTIDAPIGRSPSLWPRWRVLPDGKPAQTSFTVLWCGPQWALVQFQPLTGRTHQIRIHAAHLGYPILGDTVYGRRANQTLTAETGRSASRQMLHAAEVKLWHPLEKRPMHFCAPPPDDFTPWLEAMPVPGRIS; from the coding sequence ATGAGCGAGCTGCGGCTGGAAGCGGAAGTGACCGTTCCACCAACGGCACACTGGCAACGCCTGGACGAGTTTGTACGGGCCCAACTCGGCGAATGGCCCCTGACGGCCATTCGCCGGGCGGTAGCCGAAGGGCAAATCCGGGTCAACGCCCGCCCGCGCACCGCCGGCTGGCGACTGCGCGCCGGCGACCGCGTCCGCTGGCAACTCGTTGCGCCGCCGCACGTCCGCCTGCCGGCAGCCGACTTCACCCTGCCGGTGGTGTACGAAGACGACGTGCTGCTCGTCGTCGCCAAGCCGCCGGGGATGCTCTCCCATCCGACGCCCAAAGAACGCACCGGGACGCTGCTCAACCGCCTGCTCACCTATCCGGCATTTTCCACTGGAACCAACCGCCCGATGCTGCTTCACCGGCTGGACCGCGACACGTCAGGTCTGGTGCTGGTGGCCAAAAATGACCGTGGCACGCGGGCCCTGGCACCGCTGTTTCAGGCCGGCGACATCGCCAAAACCTACCTGGCGCTGGTGGTGGGTCATCCCGATGCCGAGACTGGAACGATTGACGCTCCGATTGGACGGTCGCCGTCCCTGTGGCCGCGCTGGCGCGTCCTGCCGGATGGCAAACCGGCGCAGACCAGTTTCACTGTGCTGTGGTGTGGGCCGCAGTGGGCACTGGTGCAGTTTCAGCCCCTGACGGGCCGGACGCACCAGATACGCATCCACGCCGCCCACCTGGGCTATCCCATCCTGGGCGATACGGTCTATGGCCGGCGGGCCAACCAAACCTTGACGGCTGAAACCGGCCGCAGTGCGTCCCGGCAGATGCTGCATGCCGCCGAAGTGAAACTCTGGCATCCGCTCGAAAAACGCCCGATGCACTTCTGCGCGCCGCCGCCTGATGATTTTACGCCCTGGCTGGAAGCGATGCCCGTACCGGGCAGGATCAGTTAG
- a CDS encoding PPC domain-containing protein, giving the protein MPRQHFRWVILGICMLAGALFLGLSPRPAATQSAAVTPPLAIQLPAANRGENHLRPAAPPSLRLLGERLSPATCAALAHQLPSFTAEGLAVAPNQIGANRPVGQDWLTQPRRLGDVRAKTGGDMLTSYAAALTSPRAAALRLHFEGVDLPPGAELYVYGAADNTVSGPYTGRGPFGSGEFWTDVLAGETAVVEWLAPAGRTAPFRVTEVAHIWDSPLPPTVKTTGKVEGSGPEAGACNLDAMCGPEPEKDSVARIVFQTSGGTSVCTGTVLATRSGDFAPFFLTANHCVSTAAQAQSVQAFWFYRTTACNSGVVSSNFFRSPTGATLLQTNAPSDHTLLEILGVIPRNLFHAGWDINPRPDGTNVFALHHPDGGTPISQPQLSFLRRSLGTLAGQNTNCGGSTGLQGGYRVNWNQGVTEPGSSGSGIWYSTSQGSFLIGVLSCGPAACGVPPSQLFDNYGKFSAFAPSINSFLDGGSDDAFEPNNSRAEARFVTLPVNANNLVVKEVSEDWYAIQATTGARILATINFTHNFGDIDMQLYRNQEPQPVAISNSTSNSETIDFTNTGPANLFFLRVFLFNDTRNTYQMSLNVTGGALPPPPSTVGCFRPSDGFVYQRFSNTPGFADNSFFYGQAGDRPIAGDWNGDGIDTVGIFRNGTFFLKNSNSPGFADLSFAYGSAGDIPLAGDWDGDGVDTIGVYRNGTFFLRNSNSAGSPDIVVNYGNPNYLPIVGDWDGNRTTTVGCFRPSNGFCYIRNSNTSGFADSDFFYGQAGDIPVAGDWTGKGFDSIGVYRQGVFFLRNSNSAGFADIQVNYGSPGDIPIVGRWR; this is encoded by the coding sequence ATGCCGCGACAACATTTCCGCTGGGTCATCCTTGGCATCTGTATGCTGGCCGGCGCGCTGTTTTTGGGCTTGTCGCCCCGGCCGGCGGCCACCCAGTCCGCCGCCGTCACGCCGCCGCTGGCGATCCAGCTTCCTGCCGCCAACCGGGGGGAAAACCATCTTCGCCCAGCCGCCCCACCCAGCCTGCGCCTGCTTGGCGAACGCCTCTCTCCGGCAACCTGTGCGGCGCTGGCCCACCAACTGCCATCCTTCACCGCCGAGGGGCTGGCCGTCGCCCCGAACCAGATCGGCGCCAACCGCCCTGTGGGACAGGACTGGCTGACGCAGCCACGCCGGTTGGGTGACGTGCGGGCCAAAACCGGCGGCGACATGCTGACCAGCTATGCCGCTGCCCTGACTTCGCCCCGTGCCGCAGCCCTGCGTCTGCACTTCGAGGGCGTTGACCTGCCACCGGGCGCTGAACTCTACGTGTATGGCGCTGCTGACAATACCGTTTCAGGACCCTACACCGGCAGGGGACCGTTCGGCAGTGGCGAGTTCTGGACGGATGTCCTGGCCGGAGAGACCGCTGTGGTCGAATGGCTTGCACCGGCCGGGCGGACAGCGCCTTTCCGGGTGACGGAAGTGGCGCACATCTGGGACAGTCCCCTGCCCCCGACGGTCAAGACAACCGGCAAGGTGGAGGGCAGCGGGCCCGAAGCCGGGGCCTGCAATCTCGACGCCATGTGCGGACCTGAACCGGAAAAAGACAGCGTGGCGCGCATTGTCTTTCAGACCAGTGGCGGCACATCCGTCTGTACCGGGACGGTCCTTGCCACACGCAGCGGCGACTTTGCACCCTTCTTTCTGACGGCCAACCACTGTGTCAGCACGGCAGCCCAGGCCCAGAGCGTGCAGGCGTTCTGGTTTTACCGCACCACGGCCTGTAACAGCGGCGTTGTCAGCAGCAACTTTTTCCGTTCCCCGACCGGAGCGACGCTGCTTCAAACCAATGCGCCGAGCGACCACACGCTGCTTGAAATTCTCGGCGTCATTCCGCGCAACCTGTTCCACGCCGGATGGGACATCAATCCACGCCCGGATGGTACAAACGTGTTTGCCCTGCACCACCCGGATGGGGGGACGCCCATTTCCCAGCCCCAACTCTCTTTCCTGCGGCGGTCGCTGGGCACACTCGCCGGGCAAAACACCAACTGTGGCGGCAGTACCGGATTGCAGGGCGGCTACCGGGTTAACTGGAATCAGGGCGTTACGGAACCCGGTTCGAGCGGCTCCGGCATCTGGTACTCAACCAGCCAGGGCAGCTTTCTCATCGGCGTGCTGAGCTGCGGGCCGGCCGCCTGCGGTGTGCCACCCAGCCAACTGTTTGACAACTACGGCAAGTTTTCCGCCTTTGCCCCCAGCATCAACAGCTTCCTTGACGGCGGCTCGGATGATGCCTTTGAGCCAAACAACTCCCGGGCCGAGGCGCGCTTCGTCACCCTGCCCGTCAACGCCAATAACCTCGTCGTCAAGGAAGTTTCCGAAGACTGGTATGCCATTCAGGCCACAACCGGCGCACGCATCCTCGCAACGATCAACTTCACGCACAACTTCGGCGATATTGACATGCAGCTTTACCGCAACCAGGAACCACAGCCGGTGGCCATCTCCAACTCGACCAGCAACAGCGAAACCATTGATTTCACCAACACAGGTCCGGCCAACCTGTTTTTCCTGCGGGTCTTCCTGTTCAACGACACGCGCAACACCTACCAGATGTCACTCAACGTCACCGGTGGCGCGCTACCACCGCCGCCTTCCACGGTCGGCTGCTTCCGGCCCTCGGATGGCTTTGTCTATCAGCGTTTCAGCAACACGCCGGGCTTTGCCGACAACAGCTTCTTCTATGGTCAGGCAGGCGACCGCCCGATTGCCGGTGACTGGAACGGGGATGGCATTGACACGGTCGGCATTTTCCGCAACGGCACCTTTTTCCTCAAAAACAGCAATTCGCCGGGCTTTGCCGACCTGTCGTTCGCGTACGGCAGCGCGGGGGACATTCCCCTGGCCGGCGACTGGGATGGCGATGGGGTGGATACCATCGGCGTCTATCGCAACGGAACATTCTTCCTGCGCAATTCCAACAGCGCCGGGAGTCCCGACATCGTGGTGAACTACGGCAACCCGAACTACCTGCCGATTGTCGGCGACTGGGACGGCAACCGCACGACAACTGTTGGCTGTTTCCGCCCCTCGAACGGCTTCTGCTACATCCGCAACAGCAACACCTCCGGCTTTGCCGACAGCGACTTTTTCTATGGTCAGGCCGGGGACATCCCCGTAGCTGGCGACTGGACAGGCAAAGGTTTTGATAGCATTGGGGTTTACCGCCAAGGTGTTTTTTTCCTGCGCAACTCTAACAGCGCTGGCTTTGCCGATATTCAGGTCAACTACGGCAGTCCGGGCGACATTCCCATCGTGGGGCGGTGGCGATGA
- a CDS encoding RNA-guided endonuclease TnpB family protein, with amino-acid sequence MQLTHKIALCPTPEQVDYFKRACGTARRVWNWALNEWNRQYAAGGRPNAMALKKQFNAIKYTDPQWLDENGRPWLQDIHRDAHAQPFAHLAKAWERFFTDLKAGKEAHAPRFKKKGRCRDSFYVANDKFTLEGKTIRLPRIGEVAMTEELRFAGKILGATVSRTADRWFVAIQVEVPDAQFYRRRTSHEVNGSDLGIKAAATISSGEVIEAPKPLKAALRRLEIRSRRLSRKLEAARKAAGFERHARLPEGTRLPVSNNRQKSAAILARLHARIANIRADFTHKLTTRLCRENQALVIEDLNVKGMLQNEKLARAISDVGFGMLRSQLEYKARRYGTRLTIADRWYPSSRLCSICGWKNEALTLRDRKWVCAQCGAHHDRDLNAALNLKRLATETALPVASPSSNGGAAAGTVPAVVGKVTPVRYDGGQQDTSGQEENRAHFCAHS; translated from the coding sequence ATGCAACTGACCCACAAGATTGCTCTTTGTCCGACTCCTGAGCAAGTGGACTACTTCAAGCGCGCCTGCGGCACGGCGCGGCGTGTTTGGAACTGGGCGCTCAATGAGTGGAACAGGCAATACGCAGCAGGCGGCAGGCCAAACGCCATGGCGCTCAAAAAACAGTTCAACGCCATCAAGTACACCGACCCGCAGTGGCTCGATGAGAACGGTCGGCCTTGGTTGCAGGACATTCACCGGGATGCCCACGCCCAGCCGTTTGCCCATCTCGCCAAAGCCTGGGAAAGATTCTTCACCGACCTCAAGGCTGGCAAAGAGGCACACGCACCGCGCTTCAAGAAAAAGGGCCGTTGCCGCGACAGCTTTTATGTTGCCAACGACAAGTTCACCCTGGAAGGCAAGACGATCCGTCTGCCCAGGATCGGTGAAGTCGCCATGACCGAGGAACTGCGCTTCGCGGGCAAGATTTTGGGCGCAACGGTTTCTCGCACCGCGGATCGTTGGTTTGTGGCAATACAGGTCGAGGTGCCTGATGCGCAATTCTATCGGCGTCGCACGTCGCACGAGGTCAACGGCAGCGACCTGGGCATCAAGGCTGCCGCAACGATCTCCAGCGGTGAAGTCATCGAGGCGCCCAAGCCGCTCAAAGCAGCGCTGCGCCGTCTGGAAATCCGTAGCCGACGTCTCAGCCGCAAGCTGGAAGCCGCCAGGAAGGCAGCAGGATTTGAACGCCATGCCCGCCTGCCTGAAGGAACGCGCCTGCCGGTATCGAACAACCGGCAGAAGTCCGCTGCGATATTGGCAAGGCTCCATGCCCGCATTGCCAATATCCGGGCGGATTTCACCCACAAGCTCACGACTCGACTCTGCCGCGAAAACCAAGCGTTAGTGATCGAGGATTTAAACGTCAAAGGGATGCTGCAGAACGAGAAACTCGCCCGCGCCATCTCTGACGTGGGTTTTGGGATGTTGCGCTCGCAGTTGGAATACAAGGCCCGGCGCTACGGTACTCGTCTTACCATCGCTGATCGCTGGTATCCAAGTAGCCGACTGTGCTCCATCTGTGGCTGGAAGAACGAGGCGCTGACATTGAGAGATCGAAAATGGGTGTGTGCTCAATGTGGTGCGCACCATGACCGTGACCTCAATGCAGCGCTGAACCTGAAACGGCTGGCAACCGAAACTGCCCTACCCGTGGCGAGTCCGTCCAGCAATGGCGGCGCTGCGGCGGGGACCGTCCCCGCCGTAGTCGGGAAAGTCACGCCTGTCAGATACGACGGTGGTCAACAGGACACGTCGGGGCAGGAAGAGAACCGTGCGCACTTTTGCGCACATTCTTGA
- a CDS encoding low molecular weight protein-tyrosine-phosphatase — MTIRVLFVCTANICRSPMAEGIFRHLVAEARLTGQIETDSAAISPMRVGEPPDPRAQRTVLKRGIDISDLRSREVWRDDFHQFDYLVAMDRTNHAYLRSLCPRGCEHKIFLMMEFAPAIGIAEVPDPYAGGEEGFELVYRALEMAARNLLTYIRQQHLPAPTE, encoded by the coding sequence ATGACCATTCGCGTTTTGTTTGTCTGCACAGCCAATATCTGTCGCTCCCCGATGGCCGAAGGGATTTTTCGCCACCTCGTGGCTGAAGCCAGGCTCACCGGCCAGATTGAAACAGACTCCGCCGCCATTTCGCCGATGCGGGTTGGCGAACCGCCCGACCCACGCGCCCAGCGGACGGTACTCAAGCGCGGCATTGACATCAGCGATCTGCGGTCGCGGGAAGTCTGGCGGGATGATTTTCACCAGTTTGACTACCTAGTGGCCATGGATCGCACCAACCATGCCTACCTGCGCTCCCTGTGTCCGCGCGGCTGTGAACACAAAATCTTCCTGATGATGGAGTTTGCACCGGCCATCGGGATTGCTGAAGTCCCCGATCCCTATGCCGGTGGTGAAGAGGGGTTCGAGCTGGTGTACCGCGCTTTGGAAATGGCGGCGCGCAACCTGCTGACCTACATCCGGCAACAGCACCTGCCCGCTCCAACCGAATGA
- a CDS encoding DUF86 domain-containing protein: MRDYTLYLKDILAAIESIESFIDGMDVEEFWSDDKTSSAVVRKLEIIGEAVKHVPDRIRQQNPQIMWREMAGMRDKLIHSYFSVDYQLIWRTITERLPQIRSEIQKILQDMA; this comes from the coding sequence ATGAGAGACTATACGCTCTATTTGAAAGACATTTTGGCAGCTATAGAGAGTATTGAAAGTTTCATAGATGGAATGGATGTTGAAGAATTCTGGTCTGATGACAAAACATCAAGTGCAGTTGTGAGAAAACTTGAGATTATTGGTGAGGCAGTAAAACACGTGCCTGACAGAATACGCCAGCAAAATCCTCAAATTATGTGGCGGGAAATGGCAGGGATGAGAGATAAGTTAATTCATTCTTATTTTAGCGTGGACTATCAGTTGATCTGGAGGACAATTACAGAGCGGTTGCCACAGATTAGAAGCGAGATTCAGAAAATCCTGCAGGATATGGCTTAG
- a CDS encoding nucleotidyltransferase family protein, producing MNTEDIILRLRAVKPIIVSRYKVREISLFGSFARNEQNISSDVDVLVEFDDKADLLDWIGLGFYLEEILQHRVDVIPKRALRKELQESVLQERIVL from the coding sequence ATGAATACTGAAGACATCATTCTCAGGCTGCGGGCTGTGAAGCCCATCATTGTCAGCCGCTACAAGGTGAGAGAGATCAGTCTTTTCGGCTCTTTCGCCCGCAATGAGCAAAACATAAGCAGTGATGTTGATGTTCTGGTAGAGTTCGATGACAAAGCCGACCTGCTTGATTGGATAGGCTTGGGGTTTTATTTGGAAGAAATACTTCAGCATCGTGTGGATGTAATTCCAAAACGAGCCTTACGGAAGGAATTGCAGGAATCAGTCCTTCAGGAACGTATCGTCCTATGA
- a CDS encoding murein L,D-transpeptidase family protein encodes MESIAIASGGTVHRLLAATRRLPALLPFLLAMLAESAALPPQTTPAPEAGERLWAAAVQSGVPFPLRAVSLRVYKSLRRLELWSGQTCVRTYTVALGAEPEQDKLREGDHRTPVGRFYVCTRNDRSRFHLFLGLSYPNEEDAERGLRDGLISRRQYRAIRQAQRQQVRPPWNTPLGGEVGIHGGGTGSDWTWGCVALSNDDIEELWLACPLKTPVTIYP; translated from the coding sequence ATGGAGAGCATCGCAATTGCAAGTGGGGGGACAGTCCATCGGTTGTTGGCTGCGACGCGCCGGTTGCCTGCGCTGTTGCCTTTTCTGCTGGCCATGCTGGCCGAGAGCGCCGCTTTGCCGCCCCAGACCACACCTGCACCGGAAGCCGGCGAGCGGCTGTGGGCCGCTGCCGTACAATCCGGCGTGCCTTTTCCGCTCAGGGCGGTCTCCCTGCGGGTGTACAAGTCATTGCGGCGGCTTGAACTATGGTCCGGGCAAACCTGTGTCAGGACTTACACGGTTGCCCTTGGTGCTGAACCGGAACAGGACAAACTCCGCGAAGGCGACCATCGCACGCCGGTCGGTAGGTTTTATGTCTGCACCCGCAATGATCGCAGCCGGTTTCACCTGTTTCTGGGATTGAGCTATCCGAATGAGGAAGACGCCGAACGGGGGCTGCGGGATGGCCTCATCAGCCGTCGCCAGTACCGCGCCATCCGGCAGGCGCAGCGGCAGCAGGTGCGTCCGCCGTGGAACACGCCACTGGGCGGGGAAGTCGGCATTCACGGGGGCGGGACGGGCAGTGACTGGACGTGGGGCTGCGTGGCGTTGAGCAACGACGACATCGAAGAACTGTGGCTGGCCTGCCCGCTCAAAACTCCGGTGACGATCTATCCGTGA
- a CDS encoding isocitrate dehydrogenase (NAD(+)), with translation MKHLVTLIPGDGIGPEVTAATLRVLSAAGVDITWERFPAGAQALAEHGTTLPDALLSSIRRTRVALKGPVTTPVGGGFTSVNVGLRKALDLYANVRPVKSIPGVRTRYENVDLVVVRENTEDLYSGLEHVVVPGVVESLKVITERASTRIARFACDYARKHGRRKVTVVHKANIMKLSDGLFLDCFRKVVQHYPEVQPEEKIVDNMCMQLVMQPERYDILLMENLYGDILSDLATGLVGGLGVVPGANIGDGMAVFEAVHGSAPDIAGRGLANPTAMILSATMMLRYIEENQAADRIEAALFAVLGEDGIKTPDLGGTATTTEFTEAIATRLTDNPAD, from the coding sequence ATGAAACACCTCGTTACGCTTATTCCGGGGGATGGCATCGGCCCGGAGGTCACGGCTGCAACGCTGCGCGTGTTGAGCGCGGCCGGCGTGGACATCACCTGGGAGCGCTTCCCGGCCGGCGCGCAGGCGCTGGCCGAACACGGAACGACCCTCCCCGACGCCCTGCTTTCTTCCATTCGCCGCACACGGGTGGCGCTCAAGGGGCCGGTGACGACACCGGTCGGCGGCGGTTTTACCAGCGTCAACGTCGGGCTGCGAAAGGCGCTCGACCTCTATGCCAACGTCCGGCCGGTCAAAAGCATCCCCGGCGTCAGAACGCGCTATGAGAACGTTGATCTGGTCGTCGTACGCGAAAACACCGAAGACCTTTACTCCGGGCTGGAACACGTCGTTGTGCCCGGCGTCGTGGAAAGCCTCAAGGTCATCACCGAGCGCGCCTCGACCCGTATTGCCCGGTTTGCCTGCGATTACGCCCGCAAGCACGGCCGCCGGAAAGTCACGGTCGTCCACAAGGCCAACATCATGAAACTTTCGGACGGGCTGTTTCTGGACTGCTTCCGCAAGGTCGTCCAGCACTACCCGGAAGTGCAGCCCGAAGAAAAAATCGTGGACAACATGTGCATGCAGCTCGTCATGCAGCCCGAACGCTATGACATTCTGCTGATGGAAAACCTCTACGGCGACATTCTCTCCGACCTGGCCACGGGACTGGTCGGCGGATTGGGTGTTGTGCCAGGGGCAAACATCGGCGACGGCATGGCGGTCTTTGAGGCCGTCCACGGCAGCGCCCCGGACATTGCTGGTCGCGGACTGGCCAACCCGACGGCCATGATCCTGAGCGCCACCATGATGCTGCGCTACATCGAGGAAAACCAGGCGGCTGACCGCATCGAGGCGGCGCTGTTTGCCGTTTTGGGTGAGGACGGCATCAAAACACCCGATCTGGGCGGTACGGCCACCACCACCGAGTTTACCGAAGCCATTGCCACCCGCCTGACGGACAACCCGGCCGACTGA
- a CDS encoding Uma2 family endonuclease, with amino-acid sequence MSSLPHIRLTPDEYLAAERRATYKSEYVAGEVFAMSGATLRHSLIATNIAAELRQRLKGRDCTVHASDLRVGTPAGNYFYPDVVVVCGEPVYADDHRDTILNPILIVEVLSDSTPDYDRGGKFAQYRRLASLQEYLVVAQTAPHVEHHTRQADGCWLLHETSDLTAVLMLTSIGCQLPLAEIYDKVSFAVANPVEGATP; translated from the coding sequence ATGTCCAGCCTGCCGCACATCCGCCTGACGCCGGACGAATACCTGGCCGCCGAACGCCGGGCGACGTACAAAAGCGAGTACGTCGCCGGCGAGGTTTTTGCCATGTCGGGCGCAACCCTCCGGCACTCGCTCATCGCCACCAACATTGCGGCAGAGCTGCGGCAACGCCTCAAGGGGCGCGACTGTACAGTTCACGCTTCGGATTTACGGGTCGGGACTCCGGCCGGCAACTACTTCTACCCGGATGTGGTCGTGGTGTGTGGCGAACCTGTTTACGCGGATGACCACCGGGATACGATTCTCAACCCCATCCTCATCGTTGAAGTGCTTTCGGATTCGACGCCGGACTACGACCGGGGCGGCAAGTTTGCCCAGTACCGCCGGCTCGCATCGTTGCAGGAATACCTCGTGGTGGCCCAGACCGCGCCCCACGTCGAACACCACACCCGCCAGGCCGACGGGTGCTGGCTGCTTCACGAGACAAGCGACCTGACCGCTGTGCTGATGCTGACTTCGATTGGCTGCCAGTTGCCGCTGGCGGAGATATACGACAAAGTTAGCTTCGCTGTCGCCAATCCAGTCGAAGGGGCAACCCCATGA
- a CDS encoding DedA family protein: MTLAGFSAPFWKALLGKLQLFGLWLSGFGVFGVLLLAYVDSVIPLTPIPDATLALLCAQGTVWWWWAAALAALGSSLGCMTVYWIVRRLRQRFLGRSLLARRLSPERQARIEQLIRQYDIVALAAAAVMPPPFPFKPFVICAGLLEFHQGRLFVGLFIGRAIRYGTLAYLSMRYGSEAMSLLQQHTGWFFLGVGVIVAIISIYFLVRWYVFRRPALAATSLSPDIQP; encoded by the coding sequence ATGACCCTGGCTGGTTTCTCTGCGCCGTTCTGGAAAGCCCTGCTGGGCAAGCTCCAACTGTTCGGCCTGTGGCTGTCCGGCTTTGGTGTGTTCGGCGTTCTGCTGCTGGCCTACGTGGACTCGGTCATCCCTCTGACGCCCATCCCTGATGCGACGCTGGCGCTGCTCTGCGCCCAGGGTACGGTGTGGTGGTGGTGGGCGGCGGCGCTGGCCGCGCTGGGTTCATCGCTCGGCTGCATGACGGTGTACTGGATTGTCCGCCGTCTGCGGCAGCGTTTTCTGGGAAGAAGCCTGCTGGCGCGGCGGCTTTCCCCGGAGCGGCAGGCGCGGATTGAGCAACTCATCCGGCAGTACGACATCGTGGCGCTCGCGGCCGCAGCCGTCATGCCGCCGCCATTTCCCTTCAAACCCTTCGTCATCTGCGCCGGACTGCTGGAGTTTCACCAGGGACGCCTGTTTGTCGGGCTGTTTATCGGGCGGGCGATCCGCTACGGCACGCTGGCCTACCTGAGCATGCGTTACGGCAGTGAAGCCATGAGCCTGCTTCAGCAGCATACCGGCTGGTTTTTTCTCGGTGTCGGGGTCATCGTCGCCATTATCAGCATCTATTTCCTCGTGCGGTGGTATGTCTTCCGCCGTCCGGCGCTGGCAGCCACCAGCCTGTCGCCGGACATTCAGCCCTGA
- a CDS encoding DUF2256 domain-containing protein produces the protein MTHKKPFLPEKMCPVCRRPFRWRKKWRNTWEQVIYCSQACAGRKRPEGLSSSAAKRKDQRSKRGY, from the coding sequence ATGACTCACAAAAAGCCCTTCCTGCCGGAAAAGATGTGTCCCGTGTGCCGTCGGCCTTTTCGTTGGCGCAAAAAATGGCGTAACACCTGGGAGCAGGTCATCTATTGCTCGCAGGCCTGCGCCGGACGCAAACGCCCGGAAGGATTATCTTCCAGCGCGGCTAAGAGAAAAGATCAGAGGAGTAAGAGAGGGTATTGA